The following are encoded in a window of Caldisericota bacterium genomic DNA:
- a CDS encoding GNAT family N-acetyltransferase — protein sequence MKEKVIIREYKKSDELKWLDVHASVMVDSYAWWTVIHKKPKYKKDTIDLVAVCNDNIVGFITIE from the coding sequence TGAAAGAAAAAGTGATTATAAGAGAATATAAAAAATCAGATGAATTAAAATGGCTGGATGTTCATGCAAGTGTAATGGTTGATTCATATGCATGGTGGACAGTTATACATAAAAAACCAAAATATAAGAAAGACACAATTGATTTAGTAGCTGTTTGTAATGATAATATAGTAGGTTTTATAACTATTGAA